The following coding sequences are from one Thermostaphylospora chromogena window:
- a CDS encoding ABC transporter ATP-binding protein has translation MPSARLVGADLTLGYDERVVARELDIVIPDESFTVIIGPNACGKSTTLRALARMLKPSRGAVYLDGSVITSLPSKEVARRLGLLPQSSIVPEGITVSDLVARGRYPHQRLMRQWSRRDEAAVAAAMAATGVTDLADRPVDELSGGQRQRVWLAMVLAQETRILLLDEPTTFLDIAHQIEVLDLCADLHEQGRTLVAVLHDLNQACRYATHLIVMRDGRIVAQGDPSQIVTAELVEEVFDLRCEIVEDPQTGTPMIVPESRRRVRTAV, from the coding sequence ATGCCGTCCGCCCGTCTCGTCGGCGCCGACCTGACCCTCGGATATGACGAGCGGGTCGTAGCGCGCGAACTCGACATCGTCATTCCCGACGAGTCCTTCACCGTGATCATCGGTCCCAACGCGTGCGGGAAGTCGACCACGCTGCGCGCGCTGGCGCGGATGCTCAAACCCAGCCGCGGAGCGGTGTACCTCGACGGAAGCGTGATCACCTCGCTGCCGTCCAAGGAGGTGGCGCGGCGGCTGGGCCTGCTTCCGCAGAGCTCGATCGTGCCGGAGGGGATCACCGTCAGCGACCTGGTGGCCCGCGGCCGATACCCGCACCAGCGGCTGATGCGTCAGTGGTCCCGCCGGGACGAGGCCGCCGTGGCGGCGGCCATGGCGGCCACGGGCGTGACCGACCTCGCCGACCGGCCGGTGGACGAGCTGTCCGGCGGCCAGCGGCAGCGGGTCTGGCTGGCCATGGTGCTCGCCCAGGAGACGCGCATCCTGCTGCTGGACGAGCCGACGACCTTCCTCGACATCGCCCACCAGATCGAGGTGCTCGACCTCTGCGCCGACCTGCACGAGCAGGGCAGGACGCTGGTCGCGGTGCTGCACGATCTCAACCAGGCGTGCCGGTACGCCACCCACCTGATCGTCATGCGCGACGGCCGCATCGTCGCCCAGGGCGACCCGTCGCAGATCGTCACCGCCGAACTGGTGGAGGAGGTCTTCGACCTGCGCTGCGAGATCGTCGAGGATCCGCAGACCGGCACCCCCATGATCGTCCCCGAGTCCCGCCGCCGGGTCAGAACCGCTGTGTGA